A single window of Desulfovibrio psychrotolerans DNA harbors:
- the casA gene encoding type I-E CRISPR-associated protein Cse1/CasA, which yields MKTFNLLSDQWLPVILSDGGRTRIAPWELTATPAPVALDVPRPDFGGAMLEFLVGCVQTMIPPHSNKDKQAWRKTPPQPETLRAAMEPFFPHFFLLGERPLFMQDLTLTPEEENVVGIAALLIDSPGENALKKDTDFFVKRGRIESLCPTCAAMALFTMQAFAPTGGVGYRTSLRGGGPLSTLVLGNTLWETVWNNVLVASSDEWRMPTTPDGLGRVLPWTVPTRISKEKGTACLPEHGHPLHAFWGMPRRIRLHSETSVQPIGCDICGTATTTVIRQMGVKNYGNNYEGAWRHPLTPYHDPGQDKPPLSVKGSADGTAYNQWLGLLYGLPADSKKKLLPALCIQQVRDLTEKATMRISVFGYDMNNMEPMQWCEGEMPFYPLEDAEAAILREEVGLWLSVADRIRSNMLKAVKDALFADGGRNAKTDQTLLSAASMAFWSRTESVFHALVARFVMPLQKGDPVEQDALAPTLRKEWATTILNTAEVLFAEQAESGTFSSVEAPRIYGALNQMRRFNRGLCNKELGTGNKGGNA from the coding sequence ATGAAGACGTTCAATCTCCTGTCTGACCAATGGCTGCCCGTTATCCTGTCTGATGGGGGGCGCACACGCATTGCCCCGTGGGAACTGACAGCAACCCCTGCTCCGGTGGCGCTGGATGTGCCGCGACCGGACTTTGGAGGGGCCATGCTGGAATTCCTTGTGGGCTGCGTGCAGACCATGATCCCGCCCCACAGCAATAAGGATAAACAGGCATGGCGGAAAACACCGCCGCAACCCGAAACCTTGCGCGCGGCCATGGAGCCGTTCTTTCCCCACTTTTTCCTGCTGGGGGAACGCCCCCTCTTCATGCAGGACCTCACCCTGACGCCGGAAGAAGAAAACGTCGTCGGCATCGCTGCCCTGCTCATAGACTCCCCCGGCGAGAACGCCCTTAAAAAGGATACGGACTTCTTCGTCAAACGGGGACGCATAGAAAGCCTGTGCCCCACCTGTGCCGCCATGGCCCTGTTCACCATGCAGGCTTTCGCTCCGACCGGCGGGGTAGGTTACCGCACCTCTCTCCGCGGCGGCGGGCCTCTTTCCACGCTGGTGCTGGGCAATACCCTTTGGGAAACCGTGTGGAACAACGTGCTGGTAGCCAGTTCCGATGAATGGCGCATGCCCACCACACCGGACGGACTGGGCCGCGTGCTTCCGTGGACCGTGCCCACACGCATAAGCAAAGAAAAGGGCACAGCATGCTTGCCGGAACACGGGCACCCCCTGCACGCCTTCTGGGGCATGCCGCGCCGTATCCGGCTGCACAGTGAAACATCCGTCCAGCCGATCGGCTGCGATATCTGCGGCACTGCCACCACAACCGTCATCCGGCAGATGGGGGTCAAAAACTACGGCAACAACTACGAAGGGGCGTGGCGTCACCCCCTCACGCCCTACCACGACCCCGGGCAGGACAAACCGCCTCTGTCTGTCAAAGGCAGCGCGGATGGCACCGCCTACAACCAGTGGTTGGGCCTGCTCTACGGCTTGCCGGCAGACAGCAAGAAAAAGCTGTTGCCCGCCCTGTGCATTCAGCAGGTCCGCGATCTGACGGAGAAGGCGACCATGCGGATAAGCGTGTTCGGCTATGACATGAACAACATGGAACCCATGCAATGGTGCGAGGGCGAAATGCCTTTTTACCCGCTGGAAGATGCCGAAGCGGCAATCCTGCGGGAAGAGGTAGGCTTGTGGCTCTCCGTGGCGGACAGGATTCGATCCAATATGCTCAAGGCCGTCAAGGATGCCTTGTTTGCAGATGGCGGCCGCAACGCCAAGACGGACCAAACACTGTTGTCCGCCGCTTCCATGGCGTTCTGGTCCCGCACGGAATCGGTGTTCCATGCATTGGTGGCCCGATTCGTGATGCCTTTGCAGAAGGGCGACCCGGTAGAGCAGGACGCGCTTGCCCCTACCCTGCGCAAGGAATGGGCAACAACCATACTGAACACCGCAGAGGTCCTATTCGCGGAACAGGCAGAAAGCGGAACCTTCAGCAGCGTAGAGGCACCCCGCATTTACGGAGCACTTAACCAGATGCGCCGGTTCAACCGGGGCCTCTGCAATAAGGAATTGGGAACCGGCAACAAGGGAGGCAACGCGTGA
- a CDS encoding HigA family addiction module antitoxin, translating to MRTRTRKPTHPGGILHRMHMEPLGLTITALAQRLGISRKTLSAIVNERASITPDIALRLSRALNTSPELWLNMQQGYTLWEVAHTNTDWKAVEPIKTAQV from the coding sequence ATGCGTACCCGCACCAGAAAACCCACGCATCCCGGCGGAATCCTGCACCGGATGCACATGGAGCCGCTGGGCCTCACCATCACCGCTCTGGCGCAGCGTTTGGGCATTTCCCGCAAAACGCTTTCCGCTATTGTGAACGAACGCGCCTCCATCACACCGGACATTGCGTTGCGCCTGTCCCGCGCTCTGAACACCTCACCGGAACTCTGGCTCAACATGCAGCAGGGGTACACCCTCTGGGAGGTGGCTCACACCAATACGGACTGGAAGGCCGTGGAACCCATTAAAACGGCCCAAGTGTAG
- the cas3 gene encoding CRISPR-associated helicase Cas3' — translation MPPCNTEQPYFGYWAKFDKNTAPFIHLLPYHLLDVAAVYDRLLYHSPLLLRRITHLSGLPATSIRALLRTLAALHDIGKFASLFQEQQAAARAMLTNAPPSGLGGNTHHTALGQSLYMSVVRQKLENHHSAFSEEAAHTMHPLIAATFGHHGSPQEESGSIRHFRRSAEHAASFASEVVGLLMEPMAIPEDEQSFCALSWLHAGLMVAADWLGSNTRWFPFCTEPMPLKTYWEEVALPHAQRAVCESGLLASPAQPERDFTRLLPHLHADARPSPLQTHALHYALQHAGPQLHIFEDMTGGGKTEAALLCCHGLMHMGEAEGFYIGLPTMATANGMYARLAQSYRALFAEDEGSGQPAPISLMLAHGARNLSELFMASVPDAGTSPSIDPQTDGRSYCATWLADSRKKALLSQCGVGTIDQALMAVLPARHQCLRLLGLARNVLVVDEVHAYDEYTGSLLQTLLRFHAALGGSAILLSATLTRSMRANLAAAFCEGAGYPPPSLHSGFFPLATAVDRQGTREQDIPATRHAIIRVEMTTDENALYNALIETRTFGGCTCWIRNTVDQAGEAYQHLRTQYGVPEEDIILFHARFAMADRQAIEERVMALFGKESTPEDRRGKILIATQVVEQSLDLDFDLLASDLAPMELLIQRGGRCHRHKRSRPAGLESPRMRVLAPQAQTNATSDWYASVLGKAQFVYPVQAPLWRTARLLEETQHLSLPDDARRLVESTYDDSAFAPQALLKADEKHLPTRMGKRDMARYNALKLEAGYSIGAVGRGWETDEKVLTRLGEETVQLRLLRWDGTRLHLWAEAPGMAAACRMSEVSVGLHKVTPSTLPPDVTVQLAALLERMPDKGKWCVPLVLRQVGEGWIAWAEQQVEYTDSTGLTIINPEY, via the coding sequence ATGCCCCCATGCAACACGGAACAGCCCTATTTCGGCTACTGGGCAAAATTTGACAAGAACACTGCCCCGTTCATCCACCTGCTGCCCTATCACCTGTTGGATGTTGCAGCCGTCTACGACAGACTCCTTTACCACTCCCCTCTCCTGCTGCGGCGCATCACGCACCTCTCCGGGTTACCTGCAACCAGCATCCGCGCACTCCTTCGCACACTCGCAGCCCTGCACGACATAGGCAAATTTGCGTCGCTCTTTCAGGAGCAGCAGGCAGCGGCTCGGGCCATGCTTACAAACGCCCCGCCTTCCGGCCTTGGCGGCAACACGCACCATACCGCGCTGGGGCAATCGCTCTACATGAGTGTTGTCCGCCAGAAACTGGAGAACCATCACTCCGCCTTTTCCGAAGAAGCGGCGCACACCATGCACCCCCTCATTGCCGCAACATTCGGGCATCACGGCTCTCCGCAGGAAGAGTCCGGCTCCATACGGCACTTCCGCCGCTCGGCAGAACACGCAGCCAGCTTTGCCTCCGAGGTTGTCGGTTTGCTGATGGAACCCATGGCGATTCCGGAAGATGAGCAGAGCTTCTGCGCTCTCTCGTGGCTCCATGCAGGACTCATGGTGGCAGCAGACTGGCTTGGTTCCAACACGCGCTGGTTTCCTTTCTGCACAGAACCGATGCCGCTAAAAACATACTGGGAAGAAGTGGCACTGCCCCATGCGCAGCGCGCCGTATGTGAATCCGGCTTGCTGGCGTCGCCCGCCCAACCGGAGCGCGACTTTACCCGGCTGCTTCCCCATCTTCATGCAGACGCCCGGCCCAGCCCGCTGCAAACCCATGCCCTGCACTATGCCCTGCAACACGCCGGTCCCCAGCTGCATATATTTGAAGACATGACCGGGGGCGGCAAAACGGAAGCAGCTCTGCTCTGCTGTCACGGGCTCATGCACATGGGCGAGGCGGAAGGATTCTACATCGGCCTGCCCACCATGGCCACGGCCAACGGCATGTATGCACGGCTGGCCCAGTCCTACCGGGCACTGTTTGCAGAAGATGAAGGCAGCGGCCAGCCCGCCCCCATATCCCTGATGCTGGCGCACGGCGCCCGCAATCTTTCCGAACTGTTCATGGCCAGCGTTCCCGATGCCGGCACATCTCCATCCATTGATCCGCAGACCGATGGGCGCTCCTACTGTGCCACATGGCTTGCCGATTCCCGAAAAAAGGCACTGCTGTCCCAGTGCGGCGTGGGCACAATAGATCAGGCCCTCATGGCCGTGCTCCCGGCCCGGCACCAGTGCCTGCGCCTGCTCGGACTGGCCCGCAACGTGCTGGTGGTAGACGAGGTGCATGCCTACGACGAATACACCGGATCATTGCTCCAGACCCTCCTCCGTTTTCATGCAGCCCTCGGGGGCAGTGCCATTCTTCTTTCCGCCACGCTCACCCGGAGCATGCGCGCCAATCTTGCCGCCGCGTTCTGTGAAGGAGCGGGATATCCACCCCCATCCCTGCATTCCGGCTTTTTTCCTCTGGCCACGGCAGTGGACCGGCAGGGCACCAGGGAGCAAGATATCCCGGCCACCCGGCATGCAATAATCCGTGTAGAGATGACCACAGACGAAAACGCCCTCTATAACGCGCTCATAGAAACCCGCACTTTTGGCGGTTGCACCTGCTGGATACGCAACACGGTGGATCAGGCGGGAGAAGCGTATCAGCACCTGCGTACGCAATATGGCGTCCCGGAAGAAGACATCATTCTCTTCCATGCCCGGTTCGCCATGGCAGACCGCCAAGCCATTGAAGAACGGGTGATGGCCCTGTTCGGCAAAGAGAGCACGCCGGAAGACAGGCGCGGCAAAATACTGATAGCCACACAGGTTGTTGAGCAAAGCCTTGATCTGGATTTTGATCTTCTGGCATCCGACCTTGCCCCCATGGAATTGCTCATTCAGCGCGGTGGCCGCTGTCACCGCCACAAGCGTTCCCGGCCTGCCGGACTGGAATCCCCCCGCATGCGTGTCTTGGCTCCGCAGGCACAGACAAACGCCACAAGCGACTGGTATGCCTCAGTGCTGGGCAAGGCCCAGTTTGTCTATCCCGTGCAGGCCCCGCTCTGGCGTACAGCCAGATTGCTGGAAGAGACACAGCACCTCTCTCTCCCCGATGACGCACGCAGACTGGTGGAATCGACGTATGACGACTCGGCCTTTGCGCCGCAGGCACTGCTGAAAGCCGATGAGAAGCACCTCCCCACACGCATGGGGAAACGTGATATGGCCCGGTATAATGCCTTGAAGCTGGAAGCCGGTTATTCCATCGGGGCTGTCGGGAGAGGCTGGGAAACAGACGAGAAGGTGCTCACCCGACTGGGGGAGGAGACCGTTCAACTACGCTTGCTGCGCTGGGATGGCACCCGCCTGCATCTTTGGGCGGAAGCCCCCGGTATGGCCGCTGCATGTCGGATGTCTGAAGTCTCGGTAGGCCTGCACAAGGTCACGCCGTCCACGCTCCCGCCCGACGTGACCGTTCAGCTTGCCGCGCTCTTGGAGCGCATGCCGGACAAGGGCAAGTGGTGCGTGCCGCTGGTTCTGCGGCAGGTTGGAGAGGGCTGGATAGCATGGGCGGAACAACAGGTGGAGTATACGGACAGCACAGGCCTAACTATTATCAATCCTGAATACTGA
- a CDS encoding type II toxin-antitoxin system RelE/ParE family toxin encodes MIRSFAHSGLEDLFFDGITKGVQQKHVRKLLDILDRLDNAREIGDMNYPGSALHPLKGKREGHWSVKVSGNWRLTFRFENGDAHIVNYQDYH; translated from the coding sequence ATGATACGGAGCTTCGCACACAGCGGACTTGAAGACCTGTTCTTCGACGGAATTACCAAAGGCGTACAGCAAAAGCACGTCCGCAAGCTGCTGGATATTCTGGACCGCCTGGACAACGCTCGAGAGATCGGAGACATGAACTACCCCGGTTCTGCCCTTCACCCACTGAAAGGAAAACGTGAGGGCCACTGGTCAGTAAAAGTCTCCGGCAATTGGCGACTGACCTTCCGGTTTGAAAACGGCGATGCCCATATTGTAAACTATCAGGACTACCATTAG